The Funiculus sociatus GB2-C1 sequence TTTTTATTTTTATCCCTGTGGGAGCGAAAAGCCGTAAAGTTCCGTATCTTGGTCAGAGTGGCGGCTGTTGGTGGTAAGAGTGACAACAGGCAGCGTCAAGTGGGTAAGCTGATTGTGCTGGAAGCGATCGCCCACAACAAAAAACACCTATGAACTTTTTCGATAAGTTACTTCAAGCAATTGAACGCAATCAAAGCTTACTGTACGTAACACTCGACCCAGAAGCGGAGAATCAGAACAAAACCCTGAGCGACATCTCCGACAGGCTACATCTGATCAATGAAACCGCCAATTATGTCTGTGCATATAAATTGACTCTTGGCTTTTATCAGGCGCTTGGCATCCCAGGCTTAGAACTACTCCAGCAAACCTTGGCAGCCATCCCCGGTGACATCCCGGTAATTTTAGACGCGAAACACAGCGACATCAACACCAGCACAGTATTTGCCGAAACTGTATTTGAAAAATGGCAGGTTGATGCTTGTACGTTGTCACCTTACGCTGGACTCGACATGGCGGCACCTTTTTTGGTTTATCCAGGCAAAGCAGTCTTTGTCGAGTGCTACACTGGCAATCCCTCAGCCGCCGTCTTGCAAGAATATCCAAGCATCGGGCGACCTTTTTATCTGCATCTGGTGAAAGAAACCAAAAACTGGGGAACGCCAGAACAACTGGGGCTAGAAGTAAGCGGGGCCATACCGGAAATTTTAGGTCGCATCCGCACCACTGCGCCAGAACGTCTCATCTTAGTGCAAGGGTGGTCAGAAGACCAAAACTTAGAGCAAATTTTAGCGGCTGGCTTAAACGCCTATGGAGACGGGTTACTCCTTCCAGTTCCCCCAAATTTATTAACCGCCGAACATCCAGCCGAAGCCGTCCAATCCTTACGCGACACGGTGAATAACCAGCGTCTGAAAATTGTACAAGAAAGCCCCACCTGTGACCTGTGGCTTCCGGATGTCTGCTTCTTACAGCCTTCTCCCCACCGAGACACGATTTTGCAACTTTACGATATTGGCTGTATTGTGTTTGGCGATCATGTGCAAGCGTCTGGAGCTATTTTTCCCTACTACATCGACCTCCGCAAAATTATCTCCCAACCGCAAATTTTTCATCAAATTTTAAGTGCCTACTCGGAAATTCTTAAAAACTTGCACTTTGACAGAATTGCCGGAATCCCTTATGGTTCATTGCCAACTGCTACGGGGTTAGCGCTACGTTTAGATCGTCCGATGATTTTCCCACGTAAGGAAGTGAAATCCCACGGTACTAAACGAGTAATAGAAGGGCATTTTCAGCCTGGAGAAAAAATTGTGGTGGTGGATGATATTCTCATAACCGGCAAAAGTGTAATGCAAGGGGCGGAAAAGTTAAAAGACGCTGGATTAAATGTAGAAGATATTGTGGTTTTGATAGACCATGAAAAGGGCGTAAAAGACAGGCTGCGGGAAAATGGCTATCAGGGTCATGCGGTGCTAACAATTTCGGAAATTGCCGAAACTTTGTATCAATCTGGCCGCATCAATTCTGAGCAATTCCAAGTTTTAAGCCATTAGTTCAGTTAGAAGACGAGGGAGCATCTTAGCTTTTGCAAATATACACCCGCAAGCTAGAAGCGTCGATGCTCCATAAACAAAGCCGGCCAACGCGCAGGCTTCGTTTGCTTAAGGCGACTACCCTCAAGAAGGCGAAGTGCTTACAGTCGTCGGGTTATTTTATATTTTACAAAAGTGAGATGCTCCCGACAGGAGGCTGATAACTCAGCAAACGCTTATAAAATTGCTGCTTTGGTAATGGGAATTTATCCGCTCTATTTTTCGGCAAGCTATTACAGCATACATCCTGCCAATTTAGAATGAAATAGCCCAAAAGTTTTGGTAGCGAATGATGAAAAGTTGGGTTTCTTGCGTCAATCCAAGCTAAAGCTTTAGCTTAAATTGAAAGTCGCTCTATTTTTGATAAAACAAGGGGGCATGGGAAGTGATTATTTCCATACCCCCTTGATGCTTTTACTTGTTTGGTAAACTCTTTTCGAGCTACTTTTTCTTACAAAGCAATAGCAACGCCTCCGTTAGGACTGTGTTTGTTGACGGCGTTGGCGCCATTCTTGACGTAATTGCTCAAGTTGTTGTTTTTGGTTAGCAGTCAGCAGTGCTTCCATCTGGCTCTTGGTACTCTGGCGAACCGCTTGGAGTCTTGATTTTTGGTCTTCAGTTAGGTTCAGATTAGGTCTTTGGCGTTGTTCTTTAGCAAGGCGCATTTGTTCTTTTTGCGCCGGGGTAAAAATAGCATCCATTTGCTGCCGCGTAGACTCTTTAATTTGCTGCATTTGTGCTTTTTGAGCATCAGTCAAATTCAGCTGGTTGTACTTCATTCCTGCGCCACCAGCGCGACCAGGGCCAGCAAAAGCAACGTTGGTGAAAGCGGGAATCATTGGGGAAGCAGCAAGCATCAACGCGATCGCTCCTGGCAAGAAGAACAAAGATTTCATCTTCATAAAATGGAAATTCCAAGTTGTTAGTGTGCAGCAACAACGGATCCGAATGTTGTATTACCTTAGACCAGGCAAGGGTAAAGATGGTTCAGTCTTGGTTAAAACTCATCGCGTCCAATTTGCCACATATCTGAGATGTATCGCCTATAGCCTTTACTACACAATGAAATGGGCGGTTGAGAGATTCTCAGAATTGTTCACTCATGAAAAGTGATCGCGTAGGGTACAAAAGGCGATCGCACTGCTATATACATTCAGCAAAAATTAATGTGCGCGATCGCTCGCTACAGTTAGATTGTCTCACTACTACTTGCTTGAGGCATCGCTTCAATAAGCGCCCGAAGCACCTTGTTTACTGAGTCTGCTGTTGAGAAAACCTGGGCAACATCCTCATCCAAAACAACGACTGTTAGCTTTGGCTTTCCACTGGGACTTGCAAAACGGTTAGGCTTGGCTTTTTTATAATCAAACTGGTACTCTGGCAAAAGCTCATCTTCAGAGTTTGAAGGTTGATCAAAAAGTGTTTTGCTCATAATCTTCACACTCCCTGCGAGTGGCGAGACTGGCACTAGGGTTCTGAATTGTCTAATTCTGCAAGAGCCACCTTGACACAATCTCGAACGCCTTGCCAATCACGTTCTGATAACTGCCCAATGCAAACCAAGTTGGCAGAGGGAGGCAAGGTTACAATGAAACTCCGAAAAACAGACGCAACCCTTAAACCTGCTGCTTGCCAATCCTGAAGCACGTAATCGGTTACACCTAACCCAGTTGTCTGAGTCGTAATCAGCCCGACTATTACATCAGGGCGATTTGCATGATAGGTTGCCGAGGACAACACGACAGCAGGACGACGTTTAACACCTGTGACACCAGGAAAATCAACGGTGACCACATCACCTGGATTAAAGGTCACTCAGCTAACTCCTCGCTATCGGGGTCGCCTGTTGCAGCATGTTGCAAGGAAAAGGCAACTAGATCAAGTTGATCTTGCTCTGTCCATGTATCACTTTGATCAACAACATCAGCATTGTGCTGTACCAGATCATTGAGAATCAGTGTTGCCAAGCGTAACCGCTCTGTTGGTGACAAAGTGCGAATAACCTGGGTATAAATTTCTTGGATGGTGGTTGGCATAACAAATCCTCCTGCCCCTCATCCTAATTTAAATCTATAGCTGCTGCCTTATTGCGCGAATCTAAAACAGTCGTCCTGGAAGTGAACGATCCTGACGGCTTTCTCGCTGCCAAGCAACTGGCTCGACATCGTTTAGTGCTTGACAAGCACTAAGTTTTTCTAATATCTCAGCCATTTTACGACCGCGTGACTTTGCCTCTAAATCGGGTTCGTTCTCCAGAAGTGTAACGTGGACTTGGATAAGTCGATTCCCAAATTCAGGTATCTCATCGATCCACTCTAGACGGCTTCCTTTCAACCAAGCCCTGAATGTTCTTAGCATTGTTAGCTCGAAATTGTTTTTTTGACTAACTTCAAATCTACCTCGCGATAGCTTGAGAGCTAGATTACAAAGACCAACTTAAAGATGTTGGATTTCCTTGGTCAACCCAAGCTATGGCGATGAGCGATCACTCTACCAAACCTTTGTTACTCCCATAGGAAGACCGACTCGCATGAAGAACCTAGCAAAAGCTTGTGACAAATGCTCACGATACGGAGGGCGTAAACGAAGTCTGGGTTGTCCTCTTCTCTGCAACAGAGACTCAAGAAAAGTACGGGGTATAGTGTATACGTCCTGAAAGTCAACCACACGATGAGTCAGATTTAGTTCTTCTATACTTCCCTCATTTAACATCGCAAGGTTCCAGATATAACCATTTTTAATGCCATCACAAAACTTGCCCCATGCTTTTGAATTTGTTGATTGACCGTTTTTCTGCATGGTCTCCTCCCAGTGTTTCTTATATTCTTCTAGTGATAAATGCGGGCAGAGGATGACATTCTTTACTTTGTTGTTTTCAAGATCGCAAGCTTGGGTCATCACCAAGACATCAGCTTTAATTGCTTTAACTGCTGATTTCAAAGTTTCAGTTTCTTGATTATCTCCTAGTGGAATAGGATTGGAATCCCAAACAACCACAGGACAGCTTAGAATAATATCCCC is a genomic window containing:
- a CDS encoding bifunctional orotidine-5'-phosphate decarboxylase/orotate phosphoribosyltransferase; this encodes MNFFDKLLQAIERNQSLLYVTLDPEAENQNKTLSDISDRLHLINETANYVCAYKLTLGFYQALGIPGLELLQQTLAAIPGDIPVILDAKHSDINTSTVFAETVFEKWQVDACTLSPYAGLDMAAPFLVYPGKAVFVECYTGNPSAAVLQEYPSIGRPFYLHLVKETKNWGTPEQLGLEVSGAIPEILGRIRTTAPERLILVQGWSEDQNLEQILAAGLNAYGDGLLLPVPPNLLTAEHPAEAVQSLRDTVNNQRLKIVQESPTCDLWLPDVCFLQPSPHRDTILQLYDIGCIVFGDHVQASGAIFPYYIDLRKIISQPQIFHQILSAYSEILKNLHFDRIAGIPYGSLPTATGLALRLDRPMIFPRKEVKSHGTKRVIEGHFQPGEKIVVVDDILITGKSVMQGAEKLKDAGLNVEDIVVLIDHEKGVKDRLRENGYQGHAVLTISEIAETLYQSGRINSEQFQVLSH
- a CDS encoding Spy/CpxP family protein refolding chaperone; protein product: MKMKSLFFLPGAIALMLAASPMIPAFTNVAFAGPGRAGGAGMKYNQLNLTDAQKAQMQQIKESTRQQMDAIFTPAQKEQMRLAKEQRQRPNLNLTEDQKSRLQAVRQSTKSQMEALLTANQKQQLEQLRQEWRQRRQQTQS
- a CDS encoding type II toxin-antitoxin system PemK/MazF family toxin, which gives rise to MTFNPGDVVTVDFPGVTGVKRRPAVVLSSATYHANRPDVIVGLITTQTTGLGVTDYVLQDWQAAGLRVASVFRSFIVTLPPSANLVCIGQLSERDWQGVRDCVKVALAELDNSEP